From Gemmatimonadota bacterium, a single genomic window includes:
- a CDS encoding phytanoyl-CoA dioxygenase family protein: MRKVLMDNSDQQLQDYLFDLQGYLHLKNAVSEKDVCEMNQWVDDHWEYVHGKRRRGANDDSGAWIGHVETHTYREKDGLNFQNIIEAGAVFERLIDHPSWIDLAKRYINDEVNGISIHENFLTIRGPGGFIYIHSGGHAPRCYFTFRQHNTGAWMVGQINVLIALTDIEPGDGPTVLVPGSHKSTEIHPKLLVDDKGVVSSGTEPAGTAAGMKEMYMKAGDALFFTDSVAHGSAERTNKGYRRTVVYRYSPRFLRTRFHYVPSDGLLARLTPEQRKIIQPIPPRRPP, from the coding sequence ATGAGAAAGGTGCTTATGGATAATTCTGACCAGCAATTACAGGATTATTTATTCGACTTACAGGGTTATCTGCATCTAAAAAACGCGGTGTCGGAAAAGGATGTGTGCGAAATGAACCAATGGGTAGATGACCATTGGGAATACGTGCATGGCAAAAGGCGTCGGGGTGCGAATGACGATTCGGGTGCGTGGATCGGCCATGTGGAAACGCATACCTACCGCGAAAAAGACGGATTGAACTTTCAGAACATCATCGAAGCTGGCGCGGTATTCGAGCGATTAATCGATCATCCATCGTGGATTGACCTGGCCAAACGCTACATCAACGACGAAGTAAACGGCATCTCGATCCACGAGAATTTTTTAACCATACGCGGACCCGGCGGATTTATCTATATCCACAGTGGCGGTCACGCGCCCCGGTGCTATTTCACCTTTCGGCAACACAACACAGGCGCGTGGATGGTGGGTCAGATCAACGTACTGATTGCATTGACGGATATAGAACCGGGAGATGGACCAACAGTCCTCGTACCCGGCAGCCATAAAAGCACAGAAATACATCCCAAATTGCTTGTAGATGACAAGGGCGTGGTGAGTTCTGGCACAGAACCCGCTGGAACTGCCGCAGGTATGAAAGAAATGTACATGAAAGCGGGCGACGCGTTATTTTTCACAGATTCGGTCGCACATGGATCAGCCGAACGCACGAACAAAGGGTATCGCCGCACCGTGGTCTATCGGTATTCCCCACGGTTCCTCCGCACGCGGTTTCACTACGTCCCATCGGACGGATTACTGGCGCGATTGACCCCCGAACAGAGAAAAATTATCCAACCAATACCGCCGCGGCGACCGCCGTAG